The following proteins are co-located in the Camelina sativa cultivar DH55 chromosome 12, Cs, whole genome shotgun sequence genome:
- the LOC104732110 gene encoding serine/threonine protein phosphatase 2A 59 kDa regulatory subunit B' gamma isoform: protein MIKQIFGKLPRKPSKSSHNDSNPNGDGGGGVNSYYIPNSGTSSISKSNGANGTVAPPPSSTSNRTNQANGVYEALPSFRDVPSLEKPNLFIKKLSMCCVVFDFSDPSKNLREKEIKRQTLLELVDYIATVSTKLSDAAMQEIAKVAVVNLFRTFPSANHESKILETLDVDDEEPALEPAWPHLQVVYELLLRFVASPMTDAKLAKRYIDHSFVLKLLDLFDSEDQREREYLKTILHRIYGKFMVHRPFIRKAINNIFYRFIFETERHNGIAELLEILGSIINGFALPLKEEHKLFLVRALIPLHRPKCAAAYHQQLSYCIVQFVEKDFKLADTVIRGLLKYWPVTNSSKEVMFLGELEEVLEATQAAEFQRCMVPLFRQIARCLNSSHFQVAERALFLWNNDHVRNLITQNIKVIMPIVFPAMERNTRGHWHQAVQSLTLNVRKVLAETDQVLFDECLAKFQEDEANETKVVAKREATWKLLEDLAASKSVSNEAVLVPRFSSSVTLTTGKTSGS, encoded by the exons ATGATAAAGCAGATATTTGGGAAACTTCCCAGGAAGCCATCTAAATCATCTCATAATGACTCTAATCCAAacggtgatggtggtggtggtgttaaTTCATATTACATCCCTAATTCGGGTACTAGTAGTATCTCCAAATCCAATGGAGCTAATGGCACTgttgctcctcctccttcctctaCGAGTAACAGAACCAATCAAGCCAATGGGGTTTATGAAGCTTTGCCTAGCTTTAGAGACGTTCCTAGCTTGGAGAAACCTAATCTTTTTATCAAGAAACTGAGTATGTGCTGCGTTGTCTTCGACTTTAGTGACCCCTCCAAGAatctgagagagaaagagattaagaGACAGACTTTGCTTGAGCTTGTTGATTATATCGCTACGGTTTCCACAAAGTTAAGCGACGCAGCGATGCAGGAGATTGCTAAAGTGGCTGTTGTTAATCTCTTCAGGACGTTTCCTTCTGCGAATCACGAGAGCAAAATACTTGAAACgcttgatgttgatgatgaggagCCTGCGTTGGAACCGGCTTGGCCTCATCTTCAAGTTGTCTATGAGCTTCTCCTTAGATTTGTGGCTTCTCCCATGACTGATGCAAAGCTTGCAAAGAGATATATCGACCATTCCTTTGTCTTGaagcttttggatttgtttgaCTCTGAAGACCAAAGGGAGAGGGAGTATCTAAAAACCATTCTCCATCGGATATACGGGAAGTTCATGGTGCACAGACCTTTTATCAGAAAGGCCATCAACAATATCTTCTACAGGTTCATATTCGAAACTGAAAGACATAACGGCATAGCAGAGTTGCTTGAGATTCTTGGAAGTATAATTAATGGTTTCGCATTGCCGTTAAAAGAAGAGCATAAGCTTTTCCTTGTCCGGGCCTTGATTCCACTACACAGACCTAAATGTGCAGCTGCTTATCATCAACAGCTTTCTTATTGCATTGTTCAGTTTGTAGAGAAAGACTTCAAGCTTGCTGATACCGTCATTAGAGGACTTTTAAAGTATTGGCCTGTGACTAACAGTTCAAAGGAAGTTATGTTTCTTGGGGAGTTGGAAGAGGTTTTGGAAGCAACTCAAGCAGCTGAGTTTCAGCGATGTATGGTTCCTTTATTCCGTCAAATCGCCCGATGCCTCAACAGTTCACATTTTCAG GTGGCTGAAAGGGCTCTGTTTCTGTGGAACAACGATCACGTAAGAAACCTGATTACTCAAAACATTAAAGTGATAATGCCAATTGTGTTCCCGGCTATGGAGAGAAACACACGAGGCCATTGGCACCAAGCAGTTCAGAGTCTGACTTTAAATGTGAGAAAGGTACTGGCAGAGACAGACCAAGTTCTGTTTGATGAATGCTTAGCCAAGTTCCAAGAAGATGAAGCAAATGAAACCAAGGTCGTAGCCAAACGAGAAGCAACATGGAAGCTTTTGGAAGACTTGGCAGCTTCCAAATCCGTAAGCAACGAGGCAGTGCTCGTCCCCAGATTTTCATCTTCGGTTACTCTCACAACCGGTAAAACTTCGGGTAGTTGA